A genomic region of Methanothermobacter sp. CaT2 contains the following coding sequences:
- a CDS encoding alpha/beta fold hydrolase produces MKIWTAILLSMILMIPSSTALSGGVTDEPGYGMITESHGEGSQRYWIFKPSEPGSYPVVVFIHGWAATEPLFYMAWIRHLVREGNIVIYPRYQNLLDTASDAFTDNAADAIGEALRRVGGEWNGELFLAGHSAGGIIALNLASREDIPDPDGILVVQTGDSEGGRKFENLSGVPPDTLLVVMAGDRDNITGTADSYRIMRSTPQIPGDRKLFLLVRSDRNLVADHISPLAVSDEFGLLVDNLDYSGYWKVLDMMMELARENKTLADADTGRLLGMGSWGDGRTVRRMEIVKYR; encoded by the coding sequence ATGAAAATATGGACAGCTATCCTCCTCTCCATGATCCTGATGATCCCCTCAAGCACAGCCCTCAGCGGCGGGGTCACTGATGAACCGGGTTACGGGATGATAACCGAGAGCCACGGTGAGGGAAGCCAGAGGTACTGGATCTTCAAACCATCAGAACCAGGGAGTTACCCTGTCGTGGTATTCATCCATGGCTGGGCCGCCACGGAGCCCCTCTTCTACATGGCCTGGATAAGGCACCTTGTGAGGGAGGGGAACATCGTAATCTACCCGCGCTACCAGAACCTTCTGGATACAGCATCAGATGCCTTCACCGATAATGCCGCGGATGCGATTGGGGAGGCCCTCAGGAGAGTGGGGGGTGAATGGAACGGTGAACTCTTCCTTGCAGGCCACTCAGCCGGGGGCATAATAGCCCTCAACCTGGCATCCCGGGAGGATATACCGGACCCTGATGGTATCCTGGTGGTGCAGACAGGGGACTCTGAGGGGGGCAGGAAATTCGAGAACCTCAGCGGTGTCCCCCCAGACACACTGCTTGTGGTTATGGCCGGGGACAGGGATAATATAACAGGGACGGCGGACTCCTACAGGATAATGAGGTCCACACCCCAGATACCCGGGGACAGGAAGCTGTTCCTCCTTGTGCGCTCAGACCGCAACCTGGTGGCTGACCACATCTCACCACTTGCAGTTTCAGATGAATTCGGGTTACTGGTTGACAACCTGGACTACAGTGGCTACTGGAAGGTCCTGGATATGATGATGGAACTTGCACGTGAAAATAAAACACTCGCGGACGCCGATACCGGGAGGCTCCTTGGCATGGGCAGCTGGGGTGATGGAAGAACCGTCAGGAGGATGGAGATTGTTAAATACCGATGA
- a CDS encoding sensor histidine kinase — MGLKMEWSDSVLFARRISVSASATVIVISSLILAGWAAGNQHLMGSVLGSPPTQPVTAILFIPLAASLIALARGFRGPAILTGTFLLVFYLLTISAYIQGAEYGYNSRLITSVLFLIYAAVLFLFSTSRFSVAQIITFPAGVISYCVLVGYVAGIGVYGEYFLMALYTAVLHILIAVSILSLFPERGVMAPLHASFVGGHIVRLILPVMIASITVLGLLTLKMRYHMFPGFGEVFLMGMTVSLIIVSVIIVAAELNRIDLKRKTYRRDLRRTQRFFRDVLENLAEAVAVFDAEGNILYQNTAMKRLGVVDFPEYSGERRPVIIDRTDLKGRHYTGWMVPRFQGDEYAGFIVSLTDITDLILAKRSLEDTLMERDALLAEVHHRVKNNLQIIISLLNIQAMNADDDTRRILMDTQSRVRAMAIIHETLYDSGDFSGVLMDSFITRLMERLITVHSAHGVHFRVDADVRLNLETAIPLALFINEALTNSIRHAFPEGEGMIDVRITSNDHLHLTAADDGVGIENPPAGTVGISLMRALADQLDGEFELISDNGTVVSLHFRELEYKSRF, encoded by the coding sequence ATGGGATTGAAGATGGAGTGGTCTGATTCTGTTCTTTTTGCAAGGAGGATCTCAGTTTCTGCCTCAGCAACCGTGATTGTGATATCATCACTTATACTTGCAGGCTGGGCAGCCGGTAACCAGCATCTCATGGGCAGTGTCCTGGGATCCCCACCCACACAGCCGGTGACCGCCATCCTCTTCATACCCCTGGCAGCTTCCCTCATAGCCCTCGCAAGGGGTTTCAGGGGTCCTGCGATACTTACAGGGACATTTCTCCTGGTATTCTACCTCCTGACAATTTCCGCTTACATCCAGGGTGCTGAATACGGGTATAACTCGAGGCTCATAACATCCGTTCTCTTCCTGATATACGCCGCTGTCCTGTTTCTCTTCTCAACATCAAGGTTCAGCGTGGCCCAGATAATCACCTTCCCGGCTGGTGTGATCTCCTACTGCGTCCTGGTGGGCTACGTGGCGGGTATCGGTGTCTATGGAGAGTACTTCCTCATGGCACTCTACACTGCGGTGCTCCACATACTCATAGCCGTATCCATACTCTCCCTCTTTCCCGAGAGGGGGGTTATGGCGCCCCTCCACGCATCATTTGTTGGTGGCCACATAGTCAGGCTCATACTTCCAGTGATGATAGCCAGTATAACCGTCCTGGGCCTTCTGACGCTTAAGATGAGGTATCACATGTTCCCGGGTTTCGGTGAGGTCTTCCTCATGGGCATGACAGTATCCCTCATAATAGTCTCCGTCATAATCGTCGCGGCGGAACTCAACAGGATTGATCTTAAAAGGAAAACCTACAGGAGGGACCTCAGGAGGACCCAGCGATTCTTCAGGGACGTCCTTGAGAACCTGGCAGAGGCCGTTGCAGTGTTCGACGCTGAGGGGAACATCTTATACCAGAACACGGCAATGAAGAGGCTGGGAGTTGTGGATTTTCCTGAGTACAGCGGCGAAAGGAGGCCGGTGATAATTGACAGGACGGACCTCAAGGGTAGGCACTACACCGGCTGGATGGTCCCGAGGTTTCAGGGTGATGAATATGCCGGGTTCATAGTCTCACTAACAGACATAACAGACCTCATACTGGCCAAGAGGTCCCTTGAGGATACACTCATGGAGAGGGACGCCCTTCTTGCTGAGGTCCATCACAGGGTCAAGAATAACCTCCAGATCATAATAAGCCTCCTTAACATCCAGGCCATGAATGCAGATGATGATACCCGCAGGATCCTGATGGATACCCAGAGCAGGGTGAGGGCAATGGCAATCATCCACGAGACCCTCTATGACAGCGGGGACTTTTCAGGTGTTCTGATGGATTCATTCATAACCAGGCTAATGGAGAGACTGATAACGGTGCACTCAGCCCACGGGGTGCACTTCAGGGTGGATGCTGATGTCCGCCTGAACCTTGAAACAGCCATACCACTGGCACTCTTCATCAACGAGGCCCTCACAAACTCCATAAGACATGCCTTCCCTGAGGGAGAGGGCATGATTGATGTTCGCATCACCTCCAATGACCATCTTCACCTGACAGCTGCAGATGATGGTGTCGGTATCGAAAACCCACCCGCCGGTACCGTGGGCATCTCACTAATGCGTGCCCTGGCAGATCAGCTCGATGGAGAATTTGAGCTGATCTCTGATAATGGTACTGTGGTGTCCCTGCATTTCAGGGAACTTGAATATAAAAGCAGGTTCTAG
- a CDS encoding pseudomurein-binding repeat-containing protein produces MNILIALVLALSFMGSNVASAVEMADSSTEDMEAQNTTQTQENTTTEQNTTDTAAKNTTQTQENTTTEQAHGAIWVKAYDMGKVNLSELKDKGISDVFLEQLAFNDERFRSNLTSFLGNASAQGIRVSAWVICLKDSSGKWVDPTGRYAYNVTTTSKVTVQEPYRYYYTVTVKKAYTTYVKKWYKSWYKYRGKWRYTWKYRYVKKTSYRYVKETRYTIKYRTVTKTVTSTETRYGYNTTHAERFINNLTQRILSYTNISGVGGVHLDYIRYPGNAYQVPNATNTITEIVKRISEAVRAVNPGLLLSAALMPEKSSNAHYYGQNYTQLAEYLDVLIPMAYKGNYREDSAWIQNVTAYIKAKSLNAEVWTGLQTYRSDSNVTPIPEDELMGDINAALSGGADGYALFRYGLIDTDFIAGIPSAANSITAELIMDAASRFKSFVESNYRLPSYVTVGERQVTPAEFLYLLAELLTGGDLKTGSFSEGSNTTLSASGTIQKDEYLRIASQVISYMSVNGRPPTSVPSSAGNLSFNVLTYILSKIAAFKEANGRLPNYVTVESSVFSGGYLSSTANCQVSAPEIQSLAASITRGLTSALSKATAIFNWVRDHIDYSFYYNTRYGALGTLKNRTGNCVDMTHLLVALSRAAGIKARYVHATCTFISGNVYGHVWAQFYLNGSWVNADASSSMNSLGVIKNWKSATIKGYYESLPF; encoded by the coding sequence TTGAACATTCTAATAGCCCTTGTTCTGGCGCTTTCTTTCATGGGCTCAAATGTGGCGTCTGCCGTTGAAATGGCAGACAGCAGCACAGAGGATATGGAAGCCCAGAACACAACACAAACACAGGAAAACACAACAACAGAACAGAACACGACAGACACAGCAGCGAAAAACACAACACAAACACAGGAAAACACAACAACAGAACAGGCACACGGCGCCATCTGGGTCAAGGCCTATGACATGGGAAAGGTCAACCTCAGTGAACTCAAAGATAAGGGTATATCTGATGTTTTCCTTGAGCAGCTGGCCTTCAATGATGAACGCTTCAGATCAAACCTCACCTCATTCCTCGGTAACGCTTCAGCCCAGGGTATAAGGGTGAGTGCCTGGGTCATCTGCCTCAAGGATTCCAGCGGAAAATGGGTTGACCCAACCGGCAGGTACGCCTACAATGTTACAACCACCAGCAAGGTCACAGTCCAGGAACCCTACAGGTACTATTACACTGTAACAGTGAAGAAGGCCTACACAACCTATGTGAAGAAGTGGTACAAGTCATGGTACAAGTACAGGGGTAAGTGGAGATACACTTGGAAGTACCGCTACGTTAAGAAAACCTCCTATAGGTACGTTAAGGAGACACGTTACACCATAAAGTACAGGACAGTTACAAAGACTGTTACCAGTACAGAGACAAGATACGGCTACAACACAACCCATGCAGAGCGGTTCATTAATAACCTCACCCAGAGGATACTCTCCTACACGAACATATCGGGTGTGGGTGGGGTTCACCTCGACTACATCAGGTACCCTGGAAACGCATACCAGGTCCCCAATGCAACAAATACCATAACAGAAATCGTCAAAAGGATAAGTGAAGCCGTCAGGGCAGTTAATCCTGGACTACTTCTATCAGCAGCACTGATGCCAGAGAAGTCATCGAATGCCCACTACTACGGACAGAACTACACTCAGCTAGCCGAATACCTGGACGTCCTCATACCAATGGCCTACAAGGGCAACTACAGGGAAGACAGTGCATGGATACAGAATGTAACAGCTTACATTAAGGCTAAGAGTCTCAACGCAGAGGTCTGGACAGGACTTCAGACATACCGGTCAGACTCCAATGTGACACCCATCCCTGAAGATGAACTGATGGGGGATATAAACGCCGCCCTAAGTGGAGGGGCAGATGGGTACGCACTCTTCAGGTACGGCTTGATTGACACTGACTTTATAGCTGGAATACCATCCGCTGCCAATTCAATAACTGCAGAGCTCATAATGGACGCCGCCAGCAGGTTCAAGTCATTCGTGGAGTCAAACTACAGGCTCCCATCCTATGTCACCGTGGGGGAAAGACAGGTTACACCTGCAGAATTCCTCTACCTGCTGGCAGAGTTGCTCACAGGAGGTGACCTGAAAACCGGGTCATTCAGTGAGGGATCAAACACAACACTATCAGCATCAGGGACAATCCAGAAGGACGAGTACCTGAGAATAGCATCCCAGGTTATAAGCTATATGTCAGTGAATGGCCGCCCACCAACCAGTGTACCGTCCAGTGCAGGGAACCTGAGCTTCAACGTCCTGACCTATATCCTCTCAAAGATCGCTGCATTCAAAGAGGCTAACGGCAGACTTCCAAATTATGTTACAGTGGAGAGTTCAGTATTCTCAGGAGGTTACCTTTCATCAACAGCCAACTGCCAGGTCAGCGCCCCTGAAATACAGTCCCTCGCAGCAAGCATAACAAGGGGTCTCACATCAGCGCTATCAAAGGCAACAGCGATTTTCAACTGGGTGCGTGACCATATAGACTACAGCTTCTACTACAACACCAGGTACGGGGCTCTGGGGACGCTTAAAAACAGGACAGGTAACTGTGTGGACATGACGCACCTCCTTGTTGCTCTCTCAAGGGCAGCCGGGATAAAGGCAAGGTATGTGCATGCCACCTGTACATTCATCTCAGGCAACGTCTATGGACATGTATGGGCCCAGTTCTACCTCAATGGTTCATGGGTAAATGCCGATGCATCAAGCAGCATGAACTCCCTTGGAGTCATAAAAAACTGGAAGAGTGCAACCATAAAGGGCTACTACGAAAGTTTACCATTCTAA